TTGCACTATAGTGCTCTTGCGCAAATGTCCCCATTAGAACAAATGAGGCATGCCGCTgttgtgcaactgttgcacaaacaagctccagacttagcacaactagtTGTTAGCTAgttagctagttgtgctaaggagaactatgggaggagagctggtcttgtggtagcaagcattaattgtcccctttgctaagcaggatctgccctggtttgcattcaaatgggaaactacatgtgtgagaactataagatattccctttataggatggggctgctctgagaagagtatatgaggtcccaggttccctccctggcatctctaagatagggctgggagagattcctgcctgcaaccttggggaagccgctgccagtctgtgtagactagggatgggcctggactggtccggaggccattgaaaaagcctctggacctgggcggtccggttcagatggggggggatagctttaagagtggcgggagggtttacttatccctctcgccgctttcccgctctggcgccgtaatgctaagagtaattggggcggcaggatacctccctgccgcccctcccccgatgttgctggaaataactcccagcagtcctttgtgcgtGCGCAcatcagagacgtgaagcgcgcgcacaatgtgcgcgcgcacaaaggactgctgggagttttttcaagcaacatcggggaaggggcggcagggaggtatcctgccgccccaattactcttagcattacggcgccagagcgggaaagcggcgagagggataagtaaaccctcccgccactcttaaagctatcccccaccccagtgccggaccgcagttggcggttccgtgcacacccctagtgtagacaatactgagctagatggaccaatggtagaaggcagtttcctatattcctatgtataTTCCTAGTGCAACAGTCTTGCACGAACGCAATTCATTTCACGAGCaattcattgctctggatgtcagcctttgttcTGCTATAAACACGGGCAGCTCAGAAGACAAAACAATAACACATACAAAAGCACATTAAAACATGAAGCTACAAAaagttttttaaacaaatattagcaataatattttaaataataaaatccaTGCTCAAACTGAGACATGGTACATAGTAGCAGGAGCAAATTTGTGAACCAAATGTTACAGAGCTCAACACTGAAGAGGAGGAAAACATTCTTTTGTGTTGAACACACAGTGAAGGTGTTTCCAACTTGACCTTGCGGCTCTTCAAACATCACACTGGCCTTCCCCTCTAATTTTGCATGATTTCCCACTGTGTTACTTGCCCCCAGATCATTCCATCCAGTTGTCACTCACTCTCTTTTTCCCATTCTCTCCTTCATGGCATCATGGAAGAACAACTTTCCCTAAGTCCAGTCAGAGTTCTCCTGCACAATAATGAGGAGATATGCAACAGTTTGGATGAGGTAAAACTGACTGGTCAGAAAATCAAGGCTAGAATAAAGTGGGGTGGCCATGAGTTCAAGTCCCTGttaagcttttctttcttttttttctaatGCTGATTTTCCCTCACAGGGATCTGCCTCCCTTCATTATGCACAACTTCAACATCCCTCAAGAATATCCTCCTCCATTTGGGCTTCGGACAGCACTACAGTGTATGCAGTAATTGTCTGATAACGGTTTCTGTCATTTCCTCCATGTACTGTAAGACCCAAATATCATTTCCTGACTCGCAACCACAAACATACACTTTTGCTGCCTCATTTCCCTCTAATGCTTCTGCTGGAGCTCTCCGGAACCAGTTGATATATTTGTGACTTTCCCCCCCTCTAATTTTATAAGTCTTAACCACCCCAAAATCTACTGCTTTCATAAATGGCTCTGCCCTTCCTTCCATGCTGCCCCCTTTGCATTGGACCACCTCCCCCTCTTCTTATAGACACCTTCTCAAAGGCCACCTCTTCCATAAAGCCATCAGCTTAAACCTTTAGGCATCACCTTGAACTATGACTAAGCTTATGCCCACGTAAGGGCATCTTTGCATATCTATCCCATTACCTCTCTTTGTCCCTTTCatcctcctctttccttccctccatcTCTCCCATTGCCAAAATTTAGCTTGCAAGCTCATTGgagcagggacttttttttttttttttaaattaagttacGCTGCCAAAGACCACGTATATTGATGGCactgtagaaataaataaataaattagcgcTGGGTCAGAAGAATGCTTGCAGCAGGAACTGGTCTTTTCTTTAACTGCTTTTtatggtgattttaaaaaaaaacccaacttaaaGTATATATGAGGAAGGAAGGTTTATACCATTAAATGTGTCAAATTCAGAACTTttgtttaaataaacaaacatgatcACCATGACCGTGTCAAAGAACAGAGAAAATGCAGTTCTAATACATGTTGGTTTTATATTTTGTGTTTCAGCAAACTACAAAAAGAGCCCATTTCCTTTCAAACCCATCTCCCTCCTGTCTGCCTTTACTGACTCCAATAAAACTCATTGGTGTAACTCTTCCTGCTAGATACCACTCACAAACTAACATTTGAGCGATTGATGGAATATGGGGTTTACTCCAATTCCCAAGCAATTAAACCATTTGTAGTAATCCATTAGTTCTTAGGAGGAATTGTTTTTGCATTCTGTCCGTGAGATGTATGTCAGCCTCTTGAACAAATCAAATTAGCCAGTCTTCATCTGGATCATTTGCTTGTGGGTATTTCAGCATATATGACGGCAGGCGCTTCACTGAATGAGTGCTCTCCACTCTTCTTGAATTCCAGAGTGGAGTACTGCATTCCTTCTGCTCCCTGGATGATTAAAAACAAGACACAAACAAGTGATTGGGGGAAGAATTATTTGAGGCTTCCTCACCTCCCCGCCAAATAATCAAGTGTTCTCAATCTCTTCAGACAAAGGCACTGCCTTAGGGGCAGTCTGCTCATGAGGCACACTGAGGCAATCCCTCAGATGGCAGATTGGCACGGGAAGCAATTTACCTGCCTTTGCCAACCTGGCACCACGTCCACTGACCCTCAAAACTTCTCCTGGCAGCATGCTAGCTGCCACCACCCCCCTCTCCATCCTGTCCCACTCTATGAAAAGCCAGAGGCCAGGGAAGGCAGAGGCCAGAAGGAAGGGTAGTGAGACCACAAAAGTGCTGGCCTAGAGCCTCTCCACAGAGACGCTCTAGGCCAGCAATGTACCCTCTGGCTCAAAACATTTCCTTCTTCCAttccctggcctggcctggcttttCAAAAGCCAGGGTGGAAGTAGAAAAGAGCACGAGCAGCAGTGGTTCACACCAAGGAGAAATGGAAGGCACAGCAGGTAGGGGAGCATAAAAGGAAAGATAGGAGGCCAAGACTAGATGAGGATAGGTGAACAGAGTTGGGagaatgagtgggggggggggaaggatccACTGGGCTGGCACTGGTGGAAGGAGACTGGAAGAGAGCGAGAGACACATACTTGACAGGATGGGAGTGGAAGGGAAGGCATCAGCAGGATCCTAGATAAGGAAGGGGAAATCTCACACAGTGTACTTTGAGCACCGCAGATATCTAAATAGatatttggggggcagggggttggATGGCACATTTCACAcactttggggagaggcagtACATTCTCCCGGCCTCCGGCATGACAAGGTCTTGGGCTATCACTGCTCTGCCTAATGTGAGGAAAGAGCAATTaacacagttaaaggtggagttTTAACCCAGGACTGATGTTGGCTACTGACAAACTGTACATCTCTTTACATTTTGGCCAATAGCCACTAAAGAGGTGGGGAGATCCAGATTAACAGGATCTAGATTCACAGTCTGTGTACACCTACATTCTTCAAAACTGGGCAAAGAACAGTTTTGGGGAGGATGATATTCACTAGAGAAATGGTGCTGGGGAAATGGTTAAacccctttccccagtgctgtGATCCAGATATGCCCACCCGTGACTGCTTTTGGCCACaatttaaatacatttatattttaaataaataaataaaataaaaaatccaggAGATCCAGCAACAGATCTCCATCATGTTGTCTAGTTCGGCCCCAGAAAGATAAGTAAATTAAATTAACTCCAATAATGCTCAGTAATCACAACATGCTGGGTCTCCTTGGTTCAATAATTGGGTGGGACGTGATAACAAATATAAGCAGGCTGAGTTTATCCTCAGTGACACTAGGAACTCTTACCTCTATAGAGCTATGATCATCAAGCCCAGGATCCTCTGTGTCTCTTCTGTTCGGGGATCCTTCTACTACTGGGATCAAAAGAGAGGATGGGAGATGTAAAACAAAAGGTATGTTCAGGTTTTGTGTTAAACTCCATACAGCTTTGGTCAGGAAATAGCTTGAGGAGGTGCTAGAAGCTGACTGGCTGGGAATGTCCCATGACCATTGCTGTTTCTCCATCCAGCataccgctgccagtctgtgaagccagtactgagctagatagaccaatggtctgactcggtatatggcagcttcctatatctccTTGCCTCTTGAGTTTGCAACTCAGAACAAATGGAATCCTTCAGTGGGCTGGGCgaggctgctgccagttgctAACCCCTATTCGACAGATGAAAAGAGTTTGTATCTCACTATCTTACCAAGTCTGACTTGGAAGTCTCTTACTCTGACTGGGAGATAGTTTGAAGGCTGATCTTCCCTCCTGCTTTGCAGTCTGACCTCCTGAGTTGTCCGTTGTTGAGCTCAGTTTCACTTTAACTGAGGTTTCTCAAACAATGCTATTGGCCTTCAAAATAACGCCTAGAAGTTGGTCTTGCTAGATCCACAAAAAAGCCTTTGTTGGATAGTTCAGTTCAGCTTCTCCACAGGCTAATTAATACAAATCTGGCAGAACCTGAACTGTAGAACTTCTTACAAATAATCTTCATCTTATTTGCATGTTAATTAAGATGCAAAACCTTCTGAGCTCATTTGCCGCAAAACTAAGCAAGAGATGCCTAGATAAGAATTTGCAAATGGAGCGGAGtgaaattaaaatgttaattagCTACTCAGCCTCAAGAGTATAGCATATAAAACaagttttgtctttttgtttttaatttaagctTACATTTGGGATATTATCAAAATGAAGATGAGCACAAACAATGTATATACTCTTGCTGATTcggctttcttttcaccatggcCCTGGGCCAAATAGTGCAGAAAGGTACTGGAGAGCTCAAGATCATTGGAGAAATGCCGGAAGACTTGGGGGATACAACAACTCTGgccttcctgcaaatgttggactacaaatcccatcatccctgaccactggccactgtggccaggaaTGATGGTAgcctacaacagctggagggccaaagaatAACAGCCCTACCTTAAATACTCACCAGTTGGCTGCTTGCTCCCATCTGTAGCTGGTTCCCTTGTTGTCGCACTGGGGATTTAAAAGATGACAGAGAAACACCTTCTGTAAATCTGCTTTTCAGAGGGTGTCTTCAGACAAGAGAAGAACAATTATGCACTTGAATAGGCATTAAAGAGGCGCAGCAGCagtgttcccctgctaactgggcaaagaggcaccttttaccatggtgattctctttattgagcagggggagagtaactggccctatccacccccagcacagtacctccagtaactgttgctggtgtctatcttgtggtgtggtgtttttttttagaatgtgagccctttggggacagggagccatcttcatttattatttctctgtgtaaactgccctgagccattttttgaagggcagtatagaaatcgaattcatcatcatcatcatcatcatcatcatcatctatcccctctattgtttgtaatcgccatgaccccactttcacaaatactaaacaaaacaggcctcggataccaaacatctaaaacatcaagtaaaatcaaccatcagctgtacatggacgatctgaagttgtatggaaagtcccagtcagaaatcaaatcactgctaaacactgtccgtatattcagtagcgatatagcaatggagtttggactagacaagtgtgctgcattaataatgaacagagggaaaataagaaaaacagaatagcaatagcaatagcaatagcacttacatttatataccgctttatagccggagctctctaagtggtttacaatgatttagcatattgcccccaacattctgggtactcattttaccgacctcggaaggatggaaggctgagtcaaccttgagcccctggtcaggatcgaacttgtaaccttctggttagagggcggcagttttaccactgtgccaccaggggctcttaggaatagaactgcccaatggaagcaagaaggaatagaactgcccaatggaagcaagatcaagaacctggaagagaaagaaccttacaaatacttgggcattctccaggctgataacatcgcacacactgaagttaaaagaaaaattggaagtgaatacatcaggagagtcagaaaaatcctcagtccaaactcaatggcgggaacatcatacaagccataaacacctgggctatacctgttatcagatacactgcaggaataatagactggacccaggcagagctagagacgctagatcgtaagaccaggaaaatcatgaccatcaatcatgctctgcacccccgcagtgatgtcgataggctatacctcccttgcagctcaggtggaagaggaatgctgcaagtccagtagaggaggagaaaagaggccttgaagaatatatcaaggacagtgaagaagatgctcttaaaatggtcaagaacgagaaactattcaacaccaatgaaacaaaacaggcctacaagaaagaacaagtcaagaaccgagcagaaaaatggagaaataagcccctgcatggtcaatatttgcacaatataggtggaaaatcaaacatcaccaagaccaggcaatggcttaagaatggcaacttgaagaaagaaacagagggtttaatactggctgcgcaagaacaggcactaagaacaaatgcaatcagagccaaagtcaaaaaatccacaacaaacagcaagtgttgcctttgtaaagaagctgatgaaacagtggaccacctaatcagctgttgtaagaagatcgcacagactgactacaaacaaaggcatgacaaagtagcagggatgatacact
Above is a window of Hemicordylus capensis ecotype Gifberg chromosome 2, rHemCap1.1.pri, whole genome shotgun sequence DNA encoding:
- the LOC128347322 gene encoding uncharacterized protein LOC128347322 isoform X2 gives rise to the protein MSRKEGHKEITRTPNTTSSAGNTVHPHTIGACVAVLLGFLLLGAVVFIICRRRRSRRTSATTREPATDGSKQPTVVEGSPNRRDTEDPGLDDHSSIEGAEGMQYSTLEFKKSGEHSFSEAPAVIYAEIPTSK